A window from Camelus dromedarius isolate mCamDro1 chromosome 9, mCamDro1.pat, whole genome shotgun sequence encodes these proteins:
- the FFAR3 gene encoding free fatty acid receptor 3: protein MTMDTSPDRSSFPGNHWLYFSVYLFTFLLGLPLNLVALAIFVSKLRRRPVAVDVLLLNLTLSDLLLLLFLPFRMVEAASGMHWPLPFIFCPLSGFLFFTTIYLTSLFLAAVSIERFLSVAHPVWYKTQPRPRQAGLVSGACWLLAAAHCSVVYVTEFSGNSSHSSGINGTCYLEFREDQLALLLPVRLEMAVVLFGVPLLITSYCYSRLVCILGRRASHRRRKRVAGLVAATLLNFLVCFGPYNVSHVIGYIQGKSPAWRGYVLLLSTLNSCVDPLVYYFSSSGFQADFKGLLGRLAGAWGPWRQQGCVKLKKNEGEGPPQELSNIETR from the coding sequence ATGACCATGGACACCAGCCCAGACAGGTCCTCCTTCCCTGGCAATCACTGGCTCTACTTCTCCGTGTACCTCTTCACCTTCCTCCTGGGGCTCCCCCTCAACCTGGTGGCCCTGGCGATCTTCGTGAGCAAGCTCCGGCGCCGCCCGGTGGCCGTGGACGTGCTGTTGCTGAACCTGACCCTCTCGGACCTGCTCCTGctgctcttcctgcccttccGCATGGTGGAGGCTGCCAGTGGCATGCACTGGCCCCTGCCCTTCATCTTCTGCCCCTTGTCCGGATTCCTCTTCTTCACCACCATCTATCTCACGTCCCTCTTCCTGGCAGCTGTGAGCATTGAACGCTTCCTGAGTGTGGCCCACCCCGTGTGGTACAAGACCCAGCCGAGGCCGAGGCAGGCTGGCCTGGTCAGCGGGGCCTGCTGGCTCCTGGCCGCCGCTCACTGCAGTGTGGTCTACGTCACTGAGTTCTCGGGGAACTCTTCCCACAGCTCAGGTATCAACGGGACCTGCTACCTGGAATTCCGGGAGGATCAGCTGGCCCTTCTCCTGCCCGTCCGGCTGGAGATGGCTGTGGTCCTTTTCGGGGTGCCCCTGCTCATCACCAGCTACTGCTACAGCCGCCTGGTATGTATCCTTGGCAGGAGAGCCAGCCATCGCCGGCGGAAGAGGGTGGCGGGCCTCGTGGCAGCCACGCTGCTCAACTTCCTCGTCTGCTTTGGGCCCTACAACGTGTCCCATGTCATTGGCTACATCCAAGGCAAAAGCCCGGCGTGGAGAGGTTACGTGCTGCTCCTCAGCACCCTGAATTCCTGCGTCGACCCCCTTGTCTACTACTTCTCATCATCTGGGTTCCAAGCTGACTTCAAGGGGCTGCTGGGGAGGttggctggggcctggggcccttGGAGGCAGCAAGGCTGTGTGAAACTGAAGAAGAATGAAGGAGAGGGGCCGCCGCAGGAGCTGTCCAACATAGAGACGAGGTAG
- the FFAR1 gene encoding free fatty acid receptor 1, translating into MDLPPQLSFALYMAAFALGFPLNTLAIAGAVSHARLRLTPSLVYALHLGCSDLLLATSLPLKAVEALAGGAWPLPAPLCPAFALVHFAPLYAGGGFLAALSVGRYLGAAFPLGYQAARRPRYSWGVCVAIWALVLCHLGLVFGLEAPGGWMDNTTRPLGINTPVNGSPVCLEAWDPASAGPARLSLSLLLFFLPLTITAFCYVGCLRALAGSGLSHRRKLRAAWVAGGALLTLLLCLGPYNASNVAGFLHPNLGSRWRKLGLITGAWSVVLNPLVTGYLGARTGRGTACVARTKGGPSQK; encoded by the coding sequence ATGGACCTGCCCCCGCAGCTCTCCTTCGCCCTCTACATGGCCGCCTTTGCGCTGGGCTTCCCGCTCAACACGCTGGCCATCGCAGGCGCCGTGTCCCACGCCCGGCTCCGCCTCACCCCCAGCCTCGTCTACGCCCTCCACCTGGGCTGCTCTGACCTCCTGCTGGCGACCTCCCTGCCCCTGAAGGCGGTGGAGGCGCTGGCCGGGGGAGCCTGGCCTCTGCCGGCCCCTCTCTGTCCTGCCTTCGCCCTGGTCCACTTCGCTCCCCTCTATGCGGGCGGGGGCTTCCTGGCAGCTCTGAGTGTGGGCCGCTACCTGGGTGCCGCCTTCCCCTTGGGCTACCAAGCTGCCCGGAGGCCGCGCTACTCCTGGGGCGTGTGCGTGGCTATATGGGCCCTCGTCCTCTGTCACTTGGGGCTGGTCTTTGGGTTGGAGGCTCCAGGAGGCTGGATGGACAATACCACCAGGCCCCTGGGCATCAACACACCAGTCAACGGCTCTCCGGTCTGCCTGGAGGCCTGGGACCCGGCCTCTGCGGGCCCTGCTCGcctcagcctctctctcctgctcttctTTCTGCCCCTGACCATCACAGCCTTCTGCTATGTGGGCTGCCTCCGGGCACTGGCCGGCTCAGGCCTGAGCCACAGACGGAAGCTCAGGGCGGCCTGGGTGGCCGGCGGGGCTCTGCTCACGCTGCTGCTCTGCTTAGGACCCTACAATGCCTCCAATGTGGCTGGCTTCCTGCACCCCAACCTGGGAAGCCGCTGGCGGAAGCTGGGGCTCATCACAGGTGCTTGGAGTGTGGTGCTCAACCCGCTGGTGACCGGCTATTTGGGAGCGCGTACTGGCCGGGGGACAGCATGTGTGGCAAGAACAAAAGGAGGGCCATCCCAGAAGTAA